One window from the genome of Glycine soja cultivar W05 chromosome 12, ASM419377v2, whole genome shotgun sequence encodes:
- the LOC114379944 gene encoding cinnamoyl-CoA reductase 1-like, with amino-acid sequence MSSNSGKVVCVTGASGFIASWIIKLLLQRGYTVRATVRDPSKPEKVDHLLKLDGAKERLHLFKADLLEEGSFDSAFEGCDGVFHTASPVHFIVTDPQNQLIDPAIKGTLNVVKSCAKSPSVKQVILTSSVAAVLYNGRPRTPEVVVDETWFSDPDFLRENERWYAFAKTSAEDAARKFLSEYDIKLVVINPSMSIGPLLQPELNASSSSILNLINGSPTFSNNSFGWINVKDVANAHIQAYEIDSASGRYCLVERVIHFSELAKILRDMYPTLQIPDKCEDDEPFMPTFQVSKEKAKSLGVEFIPLEVSLRETVESLKEKKFVDF; translated from the exons atgagcAGCAACTCAGGAAAAGTGGTGTGTGTGACTGGTGCTTCTGGTTTCATTGCTTCATGGATCATCAAACTGCTTCTCCAACGTGGTTACACTGTCAGGGCCACTGTTCGCGACCCAT CTAAACCCGAAAAGGTTGATCACTTGCTCAAACTTGATGGTGCAAAGGAGAGGCTACATCTCTTTAAGGCAGATCTGCTGGAAGAAGGTTCCTTTGACTCTGCTTTTGAGGGTTGTGATGGTGTCTTTCATACTGCTTCACCCGTTCATTTCATTGTTACTGATCCACAG AATCAGTTAATTGATCCAGCGATTAAAGGAACCCTTAACGTTGTTAAATCATGTGCCAAATCGCCATCTGTGAAACAAGTTATTTTAACTTCTTCTGTTGCTGCCGTTTTATATAATGGAAGGCCTCGTACCCCCGAGGTTGTAGTTGACGAGACTTGGTTTTCGGATCCAGACTTCTTAAGGGAAAATGAG aggTGGTATGCATTTGCAAAGACTTCGGCAGAGGATGCTGCCAGGAAATTTTTAAGCGAATACGACATTAAGTTGGTTGTTATTAACCCATCAATGTCCATAGGGCCTCTCTTGCAACCAGAGCTGAATGCAAGTTCTTCTTCAATTTTAAACCTAATCAatg GTTCACCAACGTTTTCAAATAATAGTTTTGGGTGGATCAATGTGAAAGATGTTGCAAACGCGCATATTCAAGCATATGAGATTGATTCAGCTAGTGGAAGATATTGTCTGGTTGAAAGAGTGATACACTTCTCCGAACTTGCAAAAATTTTACGTGATATGTACCCAACTTTACAGATTCCAGACAA GTGTGAAGACGATGAGCCTTTTATGCCAACATTTCAGGTTTCCAAAGAAAAGGCAAAGAGCTTGGGAGTTGAATTTATTCCCTTGGAAGTGAGCCTCAGGGAGACAGTTGaaagtttaaaagaaaagaagtttgTGGACTTCTAG
- the LOC114378423 gene encoding phosphatidylinositol N-acetylglucosaminyltransferase subunit C yields the protein MNPSLVNNSSPTHPRWRKVAYGGMQAGYDDNHTDESFLEGMVMNASVVKRDMLKVMLDSVSISEYLCIVALVVLVWTCTLASTIDENSLLLIDVGLLVSGFLILLFTQEMLSLSLLFHYFLNISFFITVLYVLAPIYQTLTRSISSDSIWAVAASLLILHLFLHDYSESTVKAPGVLKNPALTSCISVNASVVASVFIASRLPSRLHVFAIMLFSLQVFLFAPLVTYCIKKYSFRLHLCFSISLMAMTLSFVYTLHRLLFVLLLSLLVFVNVVCPYWLIRIQEYKFEINGPWDEAKLCFDITD from the coding sequence ATGAATCCTAGCTTGGTAAATAATTCTTCACCGACTCATCCCAGATGGAGAAAAGTAGcttatggtggtatgcaagctGGTTATGATGACAATCATACAGATGAATCTTTCCTTGAAGGAATGGTCATGAATGCCAGTGTTGTAAAACGGGACATGCTAAAGGTGATGCTGGACTCGGTTTCCATTTCTGAATATTTATGTATTGTTGCTCTTGTTGTCTTGGTCTGGACTTGTACACTTGCATCAACTATTGATGAAAATTCTCTCCTTCTTATTGATGTAGGTCTTCTTGTTTCAGGTTTTTTAATTCTCCTTTTTACTCAAGAAATGCTTTCCCTTAGCCTTCTCTTCCATTATTTCCTTAATATCTCCTTTTTCATAACTGTGTTATATGTTTTGGCTCCCATCTATCAAACTCTTACAAGGTCCATTAGTTCGGATTCCATTTGGGCAGTAGCTGCATCACTTCTCATACTTCACCTTTTTCTGCATGACTATTCAGAATCCACCGTCAAAGCCCCGGGGGTTCTGAAGAATCCTGCATTGACCAGTTGTATCTCTGTAAATGCTTCTGTAGTCGCCTCTGTTTTTATTGCTTCTCGCCTTCCATCGAGACTACATGTGTTTGCTATCATGTTATTCTCATTGCAGGTTTTCCTTTTTGCTCCACTGGTTACTTACTGTATTAAGAAATATTCCTTCCGCTTGCACCTATGCTTTTCTATCAGTTTGATGGCCATGACCTTAAGTTTTGTGTACACACTGCATCGCCTACTTTTTGTGCTGCTGCTTAGTTTGTTGGTTTTTGTCAACGTTGTCTGCCCTTATTGGCTTATAAGGATTCAGGAGTACAAGTTTGAGATCAATGGACCTTGGGATGAGGCTAAACTTTGTTTTGATATTACAGACTAA
- the LOC114379943 gene encoding cinnamoyl-CoA reductase 1-like has translation MGCKRTPLKRKLKNMSSSAGKLVCVTGAAGYIASWIVKFLLERGYTVRATVRNPNDHTKVEHLLKLEGAKERLHLFKADLLGENSFDSIVEGCDGVFHTASPFIINVKDPQADLLDPAVKGTLNVLKSCVKSPSVKRVILTSSVAAVAYNKRPKSPEVVVDETWWSDPDYCRELKLWYLLSKTLAEDAAWKFAKENDLDLVVVNPAMVVGPLLQAELNTSAAIILNLINGSETFSNDTYGWINVKDVANAHIQAYEIASASGRYCLVERVAHYSELARILRDQYPTYQIPEKSADDKPYVPTFQVSKEKAKTLGIEFIPLEVSLRETVETLKEKNFANF, from the exons ATGGGATGCAAGCGAACACCGTTGAAAAGAAAGTTGAAGAATATGAGCAGCAGCGCAGGGAAGTTGGTGTGTGTCACCGGTGCTGCCGGTTATATTGCTTCATGGATTGTCAAGTTCCTACTTGAACGTGGTTACACTGTCAGGGCCACTGTTCGAAACCCAA ATGATCACACGAAGGTAGAACATTTGCTAAAACTTGAAGGTGCAAAGGAGAGACTGCACCTTTTTAAGGCAGATCTTTTGGGTGAAAATTCTTTTGACTCCATTGTTGAGGGCTGTGATGGCGTCTTTCATACTGCTTCTCCTTTTATTATCAACGTCAAAGACCCACAG GCTGACCTACTTGACCCAGCAGTGAAGGGAACTCTTAATGTTCTTAAATCATGTGTAAAATCGCCATCTGTGAAACGAGTCATCTTAACATCTTCTGTGGCTGCAGTTGCATATAATAAAAGGCCTAAAAGTCCTGAAGTTGTAGTTGATGAAACCTGGTGGTCTGATCCAGATTACTGTAGGGAATTAAAG CTGTGGTATTTACTTTCAAAGACTTTGGCTGAAGATGCTGCCTGGAAATTTGCCAAAGAAAACGACCTTGACTTGGTTGTTGTTAACCCAGCAATGGTTGTAGGGCCTCTTTTGCAAGCAGAGCTTAACACTAGTGCTGCTATTATTTTAAACCTAATAAATG GTTCAGAAACTTTTTCAAATGATACATATGGATGGATCAATGTGAAAGATGTTGCAAACGCCCATATTCAGGCATATGAGATTGCTTCAGCTAGTGGAAGATATTGTTTAGTTGAGAGAGTGGCACACTACTCTGAACTCGCCAGGATTTTACGTGATCAGTACCCGACATATCAAATTCCAGAAAA GTCTGCAGACGATAAGCCTTATGTACCAACATTTCAGGTTTCCAAAGAAAAGGCAAAGACCTTGGGGATTGAATTTATTCCTTTGGAAGTGAGTCTTAGAGAGACAGTGGAAACTTTGAAAGAAAAGAACTTTGCCAACTTTTAG
- the LOC114379586 gene encoding uncharacterized protein LOC114379586, producing the protein MATAASRRPRWRHHAPPPPTPRILHFPRRRPSSRRDLKSNTTNRLWALIDRERRARVPIVVLDNNNNSSEGERRRERVESRSQSPKGWALEEEKWKFQAEMLRAECNLLRMEKEIAVKKLERTRVQMETTLRSALHTLVSGRIKICEGKNVDMVLDEEIHELTLKLQRLHRRSKVKDLGARKNRNFDKQVSVLQRRLEQIGGSSDEIYLREFQEMENISLSIKRSSIVDDNVVASGKLNVEILRRKMEGLSKGILLQRMEEEYNSLLSTASSSLASSGSNSKRLEYQDSSSVRVPHQEKLFCEGNPCSGHCKTVVRRIVEQVRTETEQWSQMQEMLGKVREEMEELQASRDFWEDRARHSDFQIQSLHNAVQEWKEKALSSESKTNELEAELSVLRGDLRKEQTAAKGIKCSPTPVDTQNELEKRIVVCSSKEKNKVTENSKHNDVSRKAHGGRGGDGLLVPKRSPLRDIGNSSLLITQNLSSFVINHKSL; encoded by the exons ATGGCAACTGCAGCATCAAGAAGACCTAGGTGGCGCCACCACGCTCCTCCTCCTCCCACCCCCAGGATCCTTCACTTCCCTCGCCGGAGACCCTCTTCCCGGAGGGACCTTAAATCCAATACTACTAACAGGTTGTGGGCTCTCATTGATCGAGAAAGACGTGCACGTGTTCCAATAGTGGTGttggacaacaacaacaacagttcCGAGGGTGAGAGGCGGAGGGAGAGAGTTGAGAGCAGAAGTCAGAGTCCAAAAGGGTGGGCTTTGGAGGAAGAAAAGTGGAAGTTTCAAGCGGAAATGTTGAGAGCAGAATGTAACCTGTTGAGGATGGAGAAGGAGATTGCGGTTAAGAAGTTAGAGAGGACTCGTGTTCAGATGGAGACTACTCTAAGATCTGCACTTCACACACTTGTTTCT GGAAGAATCAAGATTTGTGAAGGGAAGAATGTTGATATGGTTTTGGATGAGGAGATTCATGAGTTGACACTGAAACTTCAGAGATTGCACAGGAGGTCGAAAGTCAAGGATTTAGGGGCCAGGAAGAACAGAAATTTTGACAAGCAGGTTTCTGTTCTGCAGAGGCGACTGGAGCAGATTGGAGGGTCATCAGATGAGATTTATTTGAGGGAGTTTCAAGAGATGGAAAACATAAGCTTGTCAATTAAAAGAAGTAGCATAGTTGATGACAACGTTGTTGCAAGTGGAAAACTAAAT GTGGAGATTTTGAGGAGGAAAATGGAGGGATTGTCAAAGGGCATATTATTACAGAGAATGGAGGAAGAGTATAATTCACTGCTGTCCACTGCTAGTAGTTCTCTTGCTAGTTCTGGTTCAAATTCCAAAAGACTTGAATATCAAGATTCATCTTCGGTACGAGTACCTCATCAG GAAAAATTGTTTTGTGAAGGGAATCCATGTTCTGGACATTGCAAGACTGTTGTACGAAGAATTGTAGAGCAAGTTAGAACAGAAACTGAGCAATGGTCACAAATGCAGGAGATGCTAGGTAAGGTGAGGGAAGAGATGGAGGAATTGCAGGCTTCTCGAGATTTTTGGGAAGATCGGGCACGGCACTCTGATTTTCAAATCCAATCCCTACACAATGCT GTGCAAGAATGGAAAGAAAAAGCTCTTTCATCTGAAAGTAAAACAAATGAGCTTGAAGCAGAACTCTCCGTACTCCGTGGTGATCTGAGGAAGGAACAGACGGCAGCTAAGGGGATCAAATGTTCACCCACTCCCGTGGACACACAGAATGAGTTGGAGAAGCGAATAGTGGTTTGTAgttcaaaggaaaaaaataaagttacagAAAATAGCAAGCATAATGATGTTTCAAGAAAAGCACATGGTGGTAGAGGTGGTGATGGATTGTTAGTCCCAAAACGATCACCACTCCGAGACATTGGGAACTCATCATTGTTGATTACGCAGAATCTATCCTCATTTGTTATAAATCATAAATCactataa
- the LOC114380122 gene encoding tetraketide alpha-pyrone reductase 1-like has product MSNNNAGKVVCVTGASGFIASWIVKFLLQRGYTVRATVRYPSNLKKVDHLVKLEGAKERLQLFKADLLEEGSFDSVVEGCHGVFHTASPVRFVVNDPQAELLDPAVKGTLNVLKSCAKSPSVKRVVLTSSISAVAFNRRPKTPQVVVDETWFSDPDVCRELELWYTLSKTLAEDAAWKFVNENSIDMISINPTMVAGPLLQPEINESVEPILNLINGKPFPNKSFGWVDVKDVANAHILAYEIASASGRYCLVERVIHYSELATILRGLYPTLQIPDKCEVDEPYIPTYQISTEKAKKDLGIEFTPLEVSLRETVESFREKKIVNFNP; this is encoded by the exons ATGAGCAACAACAACGCAGGAAAGGTGGTGTGTGTGACGGGTGCTTCTGGTTTCATAGCTTCATGGATCGTCAAATTCCTTCTCCAACGTGGTTACACTGTCAGGGCCACCGTTCGCTACCCAA GTAATCTGAAAAAGGTAGATCACTTGGTTAAACTTGAGGGCGCAAAAGAGAGGTTGCAGCTGTTTAAGGCAGATCTGTTGGAAGAAGGTTCCTTTGACTCTGTTGTGGAAGGCTGTCATGGTGTTTTTCATACTGCTTCACCTGTCCGTTTTGTTGTCAACGACCCACAG GCTGAATTGCTTGATCCTGCAGTGAAGGGAACTCTTAATGTTCtcaaatcatgtgcaaaatcaCCATCTGTCAAACGGGTTGTTTTAACTTCTTCTATTTCTGCAGTTGCATTTAATCGAAGACCTAAAACTCCTCAAGTGGTAGTTGATGAGACATGGTTTTCAGATCCAGATGTCTGTAGGGAATTAGAG TTGTGGTACACACTTTCAAAGACTTTGGCTGAGGATGCTGCCTGGAAATTTGTAAATGAAAACAGCATTGACATGATTTCTATTAACCCAACTATGGTGGCAGGACCTCTCTTACAACCAGAGATTAATGAAAGTGTTGAGCCAATTTTAAACCTAATAAATG GTAAACCATTTCCAAATAAATCTTTTGGATGGGTCGATGTGAAAGATGTTGCTAATGCTCATATTCTGGCCTATGAAATTGCTTCAGCTAGTGGAAGATATTGTTTGGTTGAGAGAGTCATACACTACTCTGAACTTGCTACGATTTTACGTGGTCTGTACCCCACATTACAAATTCCAGATAA GTGTGAGGTAGATGAGCCGTATATCCCAACATACCAGATTTCCACAGAAAAGGCAAAAAAGGACTTGGGAATAGAGTTTACTCCTTTGGAAGTGAGTCTCAGGGAGACTGTGGAAAGCTTTAGAGAAAAGAAGATTGTCAACTTTAATCCGTGA